The nucleotide window GCGCCGCCGGCCGGCTCGCGGTCGGTGACGTGGCCGTCGTCGTCGTACTCCGCCTGCTCGAGTTCGGAGATCTCGACGTGCTCGCCGACCGCCTCGTGGAGCGTCGCGACGAACTCGTCGTACTCCGCGGTCGGGATCCACCCTTCCGCGACGAAGGCGTTCTCCGTCGTCGCGAAGGAAAGCGGCGCCTCGCGGCGCTGGACCTCGATCGTCAGTTCCTCCTCGGCCGCAAGCAGGAACGCGCCGACCTCCTCGGCGGTCTCGTCGAGCTCCCCCTCGACGGCCTCGAGGTCGGCCTCGAGGTCGGCCTTGCGCTGCTGGAGGGTCTCGAGGTGTTCCTCCGGGCTCCCCTCGCCGTCGGGGACCTCGAGTTCGGTGAACGTCGCCTCGACCAGCGTGCTCTGCAGCGTCGCCTCGTCGGTGTACGCGAACACGCCGACGACCTCCTCGCCGGCGAAGACCTCGTAGGCGTCGACGTCGGAGCCTGCCAGGGCGGCCTCGACTGATTCGGGGTCGGCCTGGCCGACGCTGACCGCGAGGCTGTCGTAGCCCGACAGGAGGTCGATGTCGATACCGAGGTCGACGAACGGTTCCATGGCGTCGACCTGCTCTTCGACGCCCCGGAGCTCGTCGCGGAGCTCGTCGCGGCGGTCGTCGAGTTCGTTGACCTCCTGGCGGACCTCCTCGAGTTCCCTCTCGAGGCCCTCCTCCGTGACGACCTGGTTTGCCGCCTCGACGTCGTCCTCGTCGACGTCGAGGATGGTCTTCAGCGACCGGACCGTGACGAGCTTCTCTGCGGCCTCGTCGGCGCCCTCGACCGGGTCGCCGGGCGCGAAGCCCTCCCAGGAACCGTCGTACTCGGTGAGGTGCAGGAGGTGCAGGTCGTGGACGGTCCCGATGACCTCGTCCATGACGGGTTTGGAGCCGGTCACCGAGACCCGGCTCATCCGCTCAGGTCTGAGCATGCACCGCCTCCTCGAACAGGTCGACGACGTGCTCGACCACCTCGTCCGTGCGCTCCTGTGCGGCCGCGGTCAGTTGCTCGCGCTCCTCGCGACCCTCCTCGAGGATGCGCTCGCGCTCGGTCTCGACTTCCTCGCGGGCCTCCGCGACCCGCTCCTCCGCGGCCGACTGGGCCTCCTCGCGGGCCGTCTGGCGTATCTCGTCGGCCTCGGCACGGGCCTCTTCGACGCGCTCGTCGGCCTCCTCGCGGGCCTGTTCGACGATCTCGTCGGCCTCCCGCTCCGCCTCTTTGATGCGCTCGAGAACCTGTGTCTGTGGCATTCCTCAATCACCCGAATGTACTGGGAGTCCCTATTTGGTAGTTGCGAAAGTGTGCGAGCGGAAAGCAGGGGGATTATGCCGGTCGCTTCCCTACCTACTCCCGATGGGCGTCCTCGAGAACAAGGCGCGTGCCCGAACGTTCTACAAGTACCTCTCGAAGGTGTACGACCGCATCAACCCCTTCATCTGGAACGCGGAGATGCGCGACGAGGCCATCGCGATGCTCGACATCGAGCCCGGCGACCACGTGCTCGACGTGGGCTGTGGGACCGGCTTCGCCACCGAGGCGCTCCTCGAGCGCACCGAGAACGTCCACGGGCTCGACCAGAGCGCCCACCAGCTACAGCGGGCCTACGCGAAGTTCGGCAAGCGCGGCCCCGTCCGCTTCTACCGCGGTGACGCCGAACGGCTGCCCTTCGCGGACGACGCCTTCGACGTTGTCTGGTCGTCGGGGTCGATCGAGTACTGGCCCAACCCCGTCGACGCCCTGGAGGAGTTCCGCCGGGTTACCAGACCCGGCGGCCAGGTGCTCGTCGTCGGCCCGGACTACCCCGACAACACCGTCTTCCAGAAGGTCGCCGACGCGATCATGCTCTTCTACGACGAGGAGGAGGCCGACCGGATGTTCGCCGAGGCCGGCTAC belongs to Salinirussus salinus and includes:
- the ahaH gene encoding ATP synthase archaeal subunit H translates to MPQTQVLERIKEAEREADEIVEQAREEADERVEEARAEADEIRQTAREEAQSAAEERVAEAREEVETERERILEEGREEREQLTAAAQERTDEVVEHVVDLFEEAVHAQT
- a CDS encoding methyltransferase domain-containing protein, which encodes MGVLENKARARTFYKYLSKVYDRINPFIWNAEMRDEAIAMLDIEPGDHVLDVGCGTGFATEALLERTENVHGLDQSAHQLQRAYAKFGKRGPVRFYRGDAERLPFADDAFDVVWSSGSIEYWPNPVDALEEFRRVTRPGGQVLVVGPDYPDNTVFQKVADAIMLFYDEEEADRMFAEAGYPDFEHHIQQARPGSPRAITTVASIPK